Proteins from one Acropora muricata isolate sample 2 chromosome 9, ASM3666990v1, whole genome shotgun sequence genomic window:
- the LOC136927780 gene encoding F-box/LRR-repeat protein 20-like, translating to MSKAVNRIERSDISALPIEIISYIFRFLPISDIKCAALVCCAWSRAAEDPILWRNAFISLGTRRERFSNVLVDSLQRHGIQYLKFKHMSTAAQIMQVCKQLGSNLKTLSLQGCRCVNTSLLEFLSNCCPNIHHLDLSRCRQLDMTKDASWLNDCANVWRHLSVLDLNACKDISNFLVSKIADTLPMIVNLSISGCKGITPSIWERLVRKVPSLKFLDISRSDMTDETMHKFSQLPQLNLKGINLTACKQLTDDGLVSFIKYQNSVEILKLACMDITNTTLICIGKHMEHLRVLDLNSCRQLTDAAVSRVKSLLVNLESLNLYSCYQLSNNGLSQFLCGLQEINQDIPLRVLVLNGCSSLSDELVSRFSTVLLNLQELDVSSCLHVTDIGLNSITDSLVQLQSLRLSWCINITDNGLLGVVQEQKPAQGMKINQSKKILKGIENLGKLHSLDISHCTCITDKGLRRICRLKNLTFLNINMCTQITDSGLMDVAENLHSLEHLSFSGCTSITDVGFSSIAVQLERMVTLDAAKCDNITDKSIVQLAKHGHNLTHLDLSMCSQITTNAVDQLEVSIPGLTSLQLRYSGARLSTKMYSI from the exons ATGTCAAAAGCGGTGAACAGAATTGAACGTTCTGATATATCAGCTCTTCCCATAGAGATCATCTCCTATATCTTTAGATTTCTTCCAATATCTGATATAAAATGTGCAGCTCTTGTTTGCTGTGCGTGGTCCCGTGCAGCAGAAGATCCTATCCTGTGGAGAAATGCATTCATCAGTCTGGGAACGAGAAGAGAACGATTTTCTAATGTACTCGTTGACAGCCTTCAGCGACACGGTATACAGTATTTGAAGTTCAAGCACATGTCGACTGCAGCTCAAATTATGCAGGTCTGCAAACAGCTTGGGTCGAATTTAAAAACTTTGTCTCTTCAAGGGTGTAGATGCGTCAATACCTCGTTGCTCGAGTTTCTAAGCAACTGTTGTCCCAATATACATCATCTGGACTTGAGTCGTTGTAGGCAGCTTGATATGACAAAGGATGCTAGCTGGCTCAACGACTGTGCAAATGTGTGGAGGCATCTTAGTGTTCTTGATTTAAATGCTTGTAAAGACATTTCAAATTTCCTGGTGTCAAAAATAGCAGATACATTGCCGATGATTGTGAATTTATCAATTTCTGGATGTAAAGGTATAACACCATCAATATGGGAGAGGCTTGTGAGAAAAGTTCCTTCCTTAAAATTCCTTGACATAAGTCGATCTGATATGACAGATGAAACAATGCATAAATTTTCTCAGCTTCCACAACTTAACCTCAAAGGAATAAATTTAACTGCTTGCAAGCAATTGACAGACGATGGATTGGTATCATTCATTAAGTACCAGAATTCAGTTGAAATCCTCAAATTGGCATGCATGGATATAACAAACACAACACTTATTTGCATTGGTAAACATATGGAACATTTAAGAGTCCTTGATCTCAACAGCTGCCGACAACTCACAGATGCTGCAGTTTCAAGAGTAAAAAGCCTTTTAGTAAATTTGGAATCACTGAACTTGTATTCCTGTTATCAACTGTCTAACAATGGTCTTTCCCAGTTCCTATGTGGGTTACAG GAAATAAATCAAGACATTCCACTAAGAGTCCTTGTTCTAAATGGCTGCAGCTCATTATCTGATGAACTAGTTTCAAGATTTTCAACAGTTTTGCTGAACCTACAAGAACTTGATGTCAGCTCTTGTCTTCATGTTACTGACATTGGATTGAATTCAATAACAGACTCTCTGGTTCAGTTGCAGTCACTGAGACTCAGTTGGTGTATTAACATCACAGACAATGGTTTATTAGGTGTCGTTCAGGAGCAAAAGCCCGCTCAAGGAATGAAAATCAACCAAAGCAAAAAG ATTCTCAAAGGAATAGAAAACCTTGGGAAGTTGCACAGTTTAGACATAAGTCACTGCACATGCATCACAGATAAGGGACTCAGGAGAATTTGTCGGCTAAAAAACCTGACATTTCTTAACATAAACATGTGTACACAG ATTACAGACAGTGGACTGATGGATGTAGCAGAAAATCTACATTCTTTGGAGCATCTTTCATTTAGTGGATGTACCTCAATAACTGATGTTGGCTTTTCATCCATTGCAGTTCAACTTGAGCGTATGGTGACACTTGATGCAGCAAAGTGTGATAACATTACAGACAAAAGCATTGTTCAGCTAGCAAAGCATGGCCACAATCTGACTCACCTTGACCTGAGCATGTGCAGTCAGATTACGACAAATGCAGTAGATCAGCTGGAAGTAAGTATTCCAGGTCTTACATCGCTTCAGCTGAGATACTCTGGAGCTCGGCTTTCAACCAAAATGTATTCTATATGA
- the LOC136927781 gene encoding BET1-like protein yields MDYELIKWSAASKQTQSKMATRGSRSTSTDEMLETENNRMVNDLAAKVSRLKGIAIDIENESKQQNNYLDGMGDEFGSSSSLLSGSAARLSKMINSGRSNRKVMCYLIAGLVGLFIVGYYALSKVIIK; encoded by the exons ATGGATTATGAACTTATCAAGTGGTCAGCAGCTTCTAAACAAACACAGTCCAAGATGGCGACTCGAG GCTCTAGAAGTACATCGACAGATGAAATGCTAGAGACAGAAAACAATCGAATGGTGAATGACTTAGCAGCGAAAGTATCTCGCTTGAAAGGG ATTGCAATTGACATTGAAAATGAATCCAAACAGCAAAATAATTACCTTGATGGAATG GGAGATGAGTTTGGCAGCTCTTCAAGTTTATTAAGTGGCAGTGCAGCCCGCCTTTCAAAAATGATTAACTCTGGACGATCAAACAGAAAAGTCATGTGTTACCTAATAGCTGGGCTGGTGGGACTTTTCATTGTTGGATATTATGCACTCAGTAAAGTTATCATCAAGTAG